The Sulfurimonas hydrogeniphila genome includes a window with the following:
- a CDS encoding glucosaminidase domain-containing protein: MLCISPSLLVLSDERLIIKKSKKRAATHQLSVKEKKKRFLMLLVPIIRKVHNELMQRYKRIAKDIANKENREEIEFLKKKYKATSDEDLLARLKPHPVSIVLAQAAMESSWATSRFFKEANNVFGMWSSHLNEKRIAAGRKRGGTQTIWLRKFDTLEDAIRAYFEMIATGKAYHRLRQLRLEYDDPYKITQGLDKYSEMGEDYIKVLNQVIKFNHLTKYDR, from the coding sequence ATGTTGTGTATAAGCCCATCTCTGCTTGTTTTGAGTGATGAGCGTCTCATTATTAAAAAGAGCAAGAAGAGAGCAGCTACACATCAGCTGTCTGTAAAAGAGAAAAAAAAGAGATTTTTGATGTTGCTGGTTCCTATTATTCGTAAAGTACATAATGAACTGATGCAAAGATATAAAAGAATTGCAAAAGATATCGCGAATAAAGAAAACAGAGAAGAGATTGAGTTCTTGAAAAAAAAATATAAGGCGACAAGTGATGAGGATTTGTTGGCACGTTTGAAACCGCATCCTGTAAGCATTGTATTGGCTCAGGCTGCTATGGAAAGTTCATGGGCTACTTCGAGATTTTTCAAAGAGGCAAACAATGTTTTTGGAATGTGGAGTTCCCATTTAAATGAAAAACGTATTGCCGCAGGTAGAAAAAGAGGTGGTACACAGACGATATGGCTAAGAAAATTTGATACACTGGAAGACGCTATACGTGCCTATTTTGAGATGATTGCAACAGGAAAGGCATATCACAGGCTTCGTCAACTGCGTTTAGAGTATGATGATCCCTATAAAATAACACAGGGTCTTGATAAGTATTCTGAAATGGGAGAGGATTATATAAAGGTGTTAAACCAGGTGATTAAGTTTAATCATTTAACGAAATATGACCGCTAA
- a CDS encoding Fe-Mn family superoxide dismutase encodes MFTCDVWEHAYYLDYKNERAKYLDAFWAHINWDNASKVFADKEQKKEEIGS; translated from the coding sequence CTGTTTACATGTGATGTCTGGGAACATGCCTATTATCTTGATTACAAAAATGAAAGAGCAAAATATCTGGATGCTTTTTGGGCACATATTAACTGGGACAATGCTTCAAAAGTATTTGCAGATAAAGAGCAGAAGAAAGAAGAAATAGGTTCCTGA
- the metH gene encoding methionine synthase, protein MTTKQYILETIKKRPLIIDGAMGTQLQQRDDQIPKEAWEGNEGCNELLNVTAPEIMNDIFHAYLTAGADFITTNTFGSFSWVLDEYNIGHRAYELTRAGAELVKKQCEAFSTPEHPRFCLGSIGPGTKLPSLGHITYDEMYAGYTEFCLALIDGGVDVFLIETAQDPLQIKAALHAIQEACRQKEVEIPIMVSVTIELSGTMLIGTDAETIATIMEPFDILSLGFNCGTGPEQVLKHVKTLSELWGKPISVHANAGLPQNRGGYTYYPMGPDEFVAQQEKFLEYDGVSFLGGCCGTTPQHIRALVNKVSSVVPKPPSGSQQNSIASLFNTVPLMQEPAPLLVGERSNATGSKAFRELLLAEDYEGTLSVAQQQVRAGAHVLDVNVGFAGRDETKDMTEVMAMYAQKIALPLMPDSTQTKGLETALKHIGGKPILNSVNLEDGEPKFDAVCQLAKKFGASLVCLTIDEKGMAKTVEDKIRVAERIIDLATNRHGIKKEDLVFDVLTFTLGSGDEEYFDAGINTIEAIRQLRQKHPEVGAILGLSNISFGLDKDARPYLNSMFLHHCVEAGLTSVIINVKHIIPLNKIPKEDQEICDDLIFNRKPNGEALFTFIEHFSSKEAVDNDAVDEAYLKMSDEEKIAKLLMDGDKDRMIPLVEEARHKIAPEKIVNEILIDAMKVVGELFGSGQMQLPFVLQSAETMKKAVDHLKPYLPKIEKETDTTLILGTVKGDVHDVGKNLVDIILSNNGYKVINLGIKVELDNFLETLEKSNAQALGMSGLLVKSTQVMLENLNILQDKGIKIPILLGGAALTRAFIDDFCRPAYDGPIFYCKDAFDGVTAMSRIEAGNLDTNLHPDAPEIERKEVKEVIIPPLSEIKMPSRDVPVPTPPFWGRREIKLTSQQIEMAFEWINHKILFKSRWGYSSKGMTKEAYQKQLDEVVWPAYEKLKKRFIDEKLFEPTILYGYWPCRSDDTSLLIFDESEGWFKEEDINREPLEHIIGRAEEVFTFPRQRKKPHRALSDFFHNDRHDVIALTCVSAGSKISDAEREIYDRGDYTEYYQFHGLGVELAEALAEIAHKQIRLDLNIAKDEGNTLADVRMNRYQGSRYSFGYAACPDLELNRPLFNLLKPEEFGIELSETFQIHPEQSTSALVVYHPEATYYNV, encoded by the coding sequence ATGACAACAAAACAATACATCTTGGAAACTATCAAAAAACGCCCGCTTATCATCGATGGGGCAATGGGTACACAACTGCAGCAGCGTGATGATCAAATTCCAAAAGAGGCATGGGAAGGGAATGAGGGATGCAATGAACTCTTAAATGTTACAGCTCCTGAAATTATGAATGATATTTTTCATGCCTATCTGACTGCCGGGGCTGATTTCATCACAACCAATACCTTTGGTTCTTTTTCCTGGGTTTTGGATGAATACAACATCGGCCACCGTGCATATGAACTGACACGTGCCGGAGCCGAACTTGTCAAAAAACAGTGTGAAGCTTTTTCAACACCGGAGCATCCCCGTTTTTGTCTTGGTTCTATCGGACCGGGAACAAAACTTCCTTCTCTCGGACATATCACGTATGATGAAATGTATGCAGGCTATACTGAATTTTGTCTCGCCCTTATCGACGGAGGAGTTGATGTATTTCTCATTGAAACGGCACAGGACCCACTGCAGATAAAGGCTGCTTTGCATGCCATTCAGGAAGCCTGCAGACAAAAAGAGGTCGAAATCCCCATCATGGTTTCTGTGACCATCGAACTCAGCGGAACAATGCTTATAGGAACAGATGCCGAAACCATTGCCACCATTATGGAGCCTTTTGATATTCTCTCTCTTGGTTTCAACTGTGGAACAGGACCTGAGCAGGTACTCAAACATGTCAAAACACTCAGTGAACTCTGGGGCAAACCAATCAGTGTGCATGCCAATGCCGGTCTGCCGCAAAACCGCGGAGGCTATACTTATTATCCGATGGGACCTGATGAATTTGTAGCACAACAGGAGAAATTTTTAGAGTATGACGGCGTAAGCTTTTTAGGCGGATGCTGCGGAACGACACCGCAACATATCCGTGCACTTGTCAACAAGGTCTCGAGTGTTGTTCCAAAACCGCCATCAGGTTCACAACAAAACTCTATCGCGTCACTCTTTAATACCGTACCGCTTATGCAGGAACCCGCACCGCTGCTTGTCGGAGAGCGTTCCAATGCAACCGGTTCAAAAGCTTTTCGCGAACTGCTTTTGGCAGAAGATTATGAAGGAACGCTTTCCGTTGCACAACAGCAGGTCCGTGCAGGCGCACATGTTCTTGATGTCAATGTCGGATTTGCGGGACGTGATGAAACAAAAGATATGACAGAAGTCATGGCAATGTATGCCCAAAAAATTGCCCTGCCGCTTATGCCCGATTCTACCCAGACAAAGGGGCTTGAAACTGCCCTCAAACATATCGGAGGCAAGCCGATTCTCAACTCTGTGAACCTGGAAGACGGTGAACCGAAATTTGATGCAGTTTGCCAGTTGGCAAAAAAATTCGGGGCGAGCCTTGTCTGTCTGACGATTGATGAAAAAGGAATGGCAAAGACTGTTGAAGACAAAATCAGAGTAGCAGAGCGCATTATCGACCTCGCAACAAACCGTCACGGCATCAAAAAAGAAGATCTGGTTTTTGATGTACTCACTTTTACTTTGGGTTCCGGAGATGAAGAGTATTTTGATGCAGGGATTAACACTATTGAAGCAATTCGCCAGCTTCGACAAAAACATCCCGAAGTCGGAGCCATCCTGGGGCTTTCAAATATCTCCTTTGGACTGGACAAAGATGCAAGACCCTATTTGAACTCTATGTTTTTGCATCATTGTGTTGAGGCGGGACTGACTTCTGTTATTATCAATGTAAAGCATATTATTCCCCTGAACAAGATTCCCAAAGAAGATCAGGAAATTTGTGATGATTTGATTTTTAACCGCAAACCAAACGGCGAAGCGCTCTTTACTTTTATAGAACATTTCTCCTCCAAAGAAGCAGTTGACAATGATGCGGTAGATGAAGCCTATCTCAAAATGAGCGATGAAGAGAAGATAGCCAAACTCCTGATGGACGGGGACAAAGACAGAATGATTCCTCTTGTGGAAGAGGCTCGTCACAAAATTGCTCCTGAAAAAATAGTCAATGAGATTCTCATAGATGCCATGAAAGTTGTCGGCGAACTTTTCGGTTCAGGGCAGATGCAGCTCCCTTTTGTGCTCCAATCGGCGGAGACAATGAAAAAAGCGGTTGATCACCTCAAACCCTATCTCCCAAAAATCGAAAAAGAGACAGATACGACACTTATTCTTGGAACCGTCAAAGGAGATGTTCATGATGTCGGCAAAAACCTTGTCGATATCATTCTCTCCAACAACGGCTACAAGGTCATCAATCTTGGTATAAAAGTAGAACTTGACAACTTTCTTGAAACATTGGAAAAATCAAATGCACAGGCTCTCGGTATGAGCGGTCTTTTGGTAAAATCAACACAGGTGATGCTTGAAAACTTAAATATTTTACAGGACAAAGGTATTAAAATTCCGATTCTTTTGGGTGGTGCAGCTCTTACACGTGCCTTTATAGATGATTTTTGCCGACCTGCGTATGACGGCCCTATTTTTTACTGCAAAGATGCTTTTGACGGTGTCACCGCCATGAGCCGCATAGAAGCCGGTAATCTTGATACCAATCTGCATCCTGATGCACCTGAAATAGAGCGTAAAGAAGTCAAAGAGGTTATTATCCCGCCGTTGTCTGAAATAAAAATGCCTTCACGGGATGTGCCCGTACCGACACCGCCGTTTTGGGGCAGACGCGAAATTAAACTTACCTCGCAGCAAATAGAGATGGCTTTTGAATGGATAAACCATAAAATACTTTTCAAATCCCGCTGGGGCTACTCCTCAAAAGGCATGACAAAAGAAGCCTACCAAAAACAGCTTGATGAAGTTGTATGGCCCGCCTATGAAAAACTCAAAAAGCGTTTTATAGACGAAAAACTTTTTGAGCCGACCATACTCTATGGCTACTGGCCATGCAGAAGCGATGATACCTCCCTTTTGATTTTTGATGAAAGCGAAGGCTGGTTCAAAGAAGAAGATATCAACCGCGAACCGCTTGAACACATCATAGGACGTGCCGAAGAAGTTTTTACCTTTCCGCGTCAGAGAAAAAAACCCCACCGCGCACTCAGTGACTTTTTTCATAATGACAGACATGATGTCATTGCCCTAACCTGTGTGAGTGCCGGCAGTAAAATCAGTGATGCGGAGCGCGAAATATATGACAGAGGCGATTATACGGAGTATTACCAGTTTCACGGACTGGGGGTTGAACTTGCTGAAGCCCTTGCCGAAATTGCCCATAAACAAATACGCCTTGATCTCAACATTGCAAAAGATGAAGGAAACACTCTCGCCGATGTACGCATGAACAGATATCAGGGAAGCCGCTACTCTTTTGGCTATGCGGCCTGCCCTGACTTGGAGCTCAACCGTCCTTTGTTTAATCTTTTAAAACCGGAAGAGTTTGGAATTGAACTGAGTGAAACATTTCAAATACACCCCGAGCAGTCAACTTCGGCACTTGTTGTATACCATCCTGAGGCTACATATTACAATGTGTAG
- a CDS encoding recombinase family protein, with product MTIAYIRPDKNFLSAHEQLKYINSYTTTNNLVVDDEFVDYISQNKRLEDRINVTSYFQSKEEAILLIYDVWVLTTNMEDLIQMVSCLLKNKYKVHIIKHSVIISQESSAMLILGLMDQLRQKLKNDAKRMIGRPKGSRSSSKFDIYLNEIIEYIREKKSVSEMARLLNVSRSSLKDYIESRELKQIASGSLLTHTQEDAEAQVINTIVCPD from the coding sequence ATGACTATTGCCTATATCCGTCCGGATAAAAATTTTTTATCTGCACATGAACAGTTGAAATATATAAATTCTTACACAACGACTAATAATCTTGTTGTTGATGATGAATTTGTAGATTACATATCGCAAAATAAACGTTTGGAAGATCGCATAAATGTAACATCTTATTTTCAATCTAAAGAAGAAGCTATACTGCTTATATATGATGTTTGGGTTTTAACTACAAATATGGAAGATTTAATTCAAATGGTAAGTTGTTTGTTGAAAAATAAATATAAAGTGCATATTATAAAACACTCTGTTATAATTTCACAAGAGAGCAGTGCAATGTTGATTTTAGGGCTTATGGATCAACTCCGGCAAAAATTGAAAAATGATGCTAAAAGAATGATAGGGAGACCAAAAGGAAGCAGATCCAGTTCTAAGTTTGATATTTATTTAAATGAGATTATAGAGTATATAAGAGAGAAAAAAAGTGTAAGTGAAATGGCACGTCTTTTAAATGTCAGTAGAAGTTCACTAAAAGATTACATTGAATCAAGAGAGTTAAAACAGATAGCTTCGGGTTCGTTGCTGACGCATACTCAAGAAGATGCCGAAGCTCAGGTTATTAATACAATAGTATGTCCAGATTAA
- the ccoG gene encoding cytochrome c oxidase accessory protein CcoG produces the protein MSEKKKSIEIPTPWRIKRYYVYALATIVALVLPWIKVNGHHFFLLSFDKMKLDLAFVQFDMQELYLMPFLLMLLFITIFGMTVLGGRVFCGWVCPQTVFRVIYRDLIETKLLHLRKRIGNKQQEPDMSKPENKVKKAIAVMIWTVLALIAGADFMWYFVPPETFFQYLSNPGEHLTMIGFVVGIAAFLIYDIVFLKENFCIYVCPYSRVQSVLYDEHTVMAIYDFNRGGHIYDEHHHKKFEKQKELQAAEPNAECTTCEKCVTVCPTHIDIREGLQLECINCLECVDACTTVMGKLGKPSLVTWSSEYEIAEKKGKTKYFRPKIIAYMVLLVGLMFALGYMSTTKEHMLLNINKETRLYSVKHLANNKFAVENSYVFLLQNTENEPMKFFFEVIPPKGMEGKIQIVKPSKPFRVVPGVKKKKIVTLRTTEMLVDDKRKDTIIPITIHAYALDKDGKPSKLISVMRHTIFVFPKENVLLDSK, from the coding sequence ATGAGTGAAAAGAAAAAAAGTATAGAGATACCTACCCCTTGGAGAATTAAACGCTATTATGTTTATGCGTTGGCGACAATAGTAGCTTTGGTGTTGCCATGGATTAAAGTCAATGGACACCACTTCTTTTTATTGAGTTTTGACAAAATGAAACTGGACCTTGCTTTTGTGCAGTTTGATATGCAAGAGTTGTATTTGATGCCATTTTTATTGATGCTTCTTTTTATTACTATATTTGGTATGACAGTTTTAGGCGGTCGTGTTTTTTGTGGATGGGTATGTCCGCAAACTGTGTTTCGTGTCATTTATCGTGACTTGATTGAAACAAAATTATTGCATTTACGAAAACGTATCGGAAACAAGCAGCAAGAACCGGATATGTCAAAACCTGAAAACAAAGTAAAAAAAGCGATAGCTGTTATGATATGGACTGTGCTTGCATTGATTGCAGGAGCCGATTTTATGTGGTATTTTGTTCCACCGGAGACCTTTTTTCAGTATTTAAGTAATCCTGGAGAGCATTTGACGATGATTGGTTTTGTTGTAGGGATTGCAGCATTTTTGATTTATGACATTGTATTTTTAAAAGAAAATTTTTGTATTTATGTCTGTCCATATTCCCGTGTACAGTCAGTACTCTATGATGAACACACAGTTATGGCGATTTATGACTTTAACAGAGGCGGACATATCTATGACGAGCATCACCATAAAAAATTTGAAAAACAAAAAGAGTTGCAAGCAGCAGAACCAAATGCCGAATGTACGACATGTGAAAAATGTGTAACAGTCTGTCCTACTCATATTGATATACGTGAGGGACTGCAACTTGAATGTATAAACTGTCTGGAATGTGTTGATGCCTGTACAACAGTTATGGGTAAACTTGGAAAACCATCACTCGTGACATGGTCAAGTGAGTATGAGATTGCTGAGAAAAAGGGAAAAACAAAATATTTCCGTCCAAAAATCATAGCATATATGGTTTTACTTGTGGGTCTTATGTTTGCACTTGGATATATGAGTACGACAAAAGAGCATATGCTGTTAAATATCAATAAAGAGACAAGACTTTATTCTGTCAAGCATCTTGCAAATAATAAATTTGCAGTTGAAAACTCTTATGTCTTTTTATTGCAAAATACTGAGAATGAACCAATGAAGTTTTTCTTTGAAGTTATTCCTCCAAAAGGAATGGAAGGGAAAATTCAAATAGTAAAACCGTCAAAACCTTTCAGAGTGGTACCTGGTGTTAAAAAGAAAAAAATTGTAACACTTAGAACAACAGAGATGTTGGTTGATGACAAACGCAAGGATACTATTATTCCTATTACTATTCATGCATATGCTTTGGATAAAGACGGAAAGCCTAGCAAACTTATTTCTGTAATGAGACATACAATTTTCGTCTTTCCTAAAGAGAATGTCCTTTTAGACTCAAAATAA
- a CDS encoding YeiH family protein → MAFSKENRKGTVSGIIFVAIFAAAATSIAQIAFVKSLGISPLVIGIVLGIFYANTLHNHIPSAWGTGITFSGKKILRFAIVFYGFRITFQQIMDVGLSGFTVSLIMLSTTFLLGTYLGIKAFKMDKDTSMLTAAGASVCGAAAVLATEPVLKAEGYKTAVAVSMVVLFGTISMFLYPVLYASIIEPATGFLHMTPEQFGIYTGGTIHEVAQVVAVPASIPGAPEIMANSAVIVKMTRVIMIAPMLIVLGIYLSMQAKKEGKSGGKLQLVIPWFAVYFIGMAGFNSLDLVPHTIVDTINTIDTFLLTMAMTALGMGTIFSKFKGLGLAPLYTAGAMFAWLVIGGFVVTKFVTAAL, encoded by the coding sequence ATGGCATTCTCAAAAGAAAATAGAAAAGGTACTGTTTCAGGTATCATCTTTGTTGCAATTTTTGCAGCTGCTGCAACATCAATAGCGCAAATTGCATTTGTCAAATCACTTGGCATCTCTCCTCTTGTTATCGGTATAGTATTAGGTATTTTTTATGCAAATACTTTACATAACCATATTCCGAGTGCCTGGGGAACCGGTATTACGTTTTCAGGCAAAAAAATTCTTCGTTTTGCAATCGTATTTTATGGTTTTCGTATAACATTTCAGCAGATTATGGATGTGGGGCTCAGTGGTTTTACCGTTTCACTGATTATGCTTTCCACGACTTTTTTACTGGGAACATATTTAGGTATAAAAGCGTTTAAGATGGATAAAGACACATCAATGCTTACAGCAGCAGGTGCCTCTGTCTGTGGTGCTGCAGCAGTTCTTGCAACAGAACCTGTTTTAAAAGCAGAAGGGTATAAAACTGCAGTAGCGGTTTCAATGGTTGTGCTCTTTGGTACAATTTCTATGTTTTTGTATCCTGTTTTGTATGCATCAATTATTGAGCCGGCAACAGGATTTTTGCATATGACTCCGGAACAGTTTGGTATCTATACGGGTGGAACTATTCATGAAGTGGCACAGGTTGTAGCCGTGCCTGCTTCTATTCCAGGTGCACCTGAAATTATGGCAAACTCTGCAGTGATTGTTAAAATGACTCGTGTTATTATGATTGCACCAATGCTTATTGTTTTGGGAATTTATTTGTCTATGCAGGCAAAAAAAGAGGGAAAATCTGGCGGTAAATTACAGCTTGTTATCCCTTGGTTTGCAGTATATTTTATAGGTATGGCCGGATTTAACTCTTTAGATTTGGTACCGCATACTATTGTTGATACTATCAATACAATTGATACTTTTCTTTTAACGATGGCAATGACAGCACTGGGTATGGGAACAATCTTTTCCAAATTCAAAGGGCTTGGTTTGGCACCGCTGTATACTGCCGGTGCGATGTTTGCATGGCTGGTTATAGGCGGTTTTGTGGTGACTAAGTTTGTAACAGCTGCTCTTTAG
- a CDS encoding tetratricopeptide repeat protein: MNTFFIEFRDPLFSIIIFFTIIFIITFFSYWWGRYKRKEDSKQISKFLEQFRTLPSHNELKILIAEGGLSEKSWLLLASAYYKNGDYEKSIEIYNEILKLGNKRNTRETMFLLGKTYFKAGFLERSKQVFLEILKKNPRTPEALHYLLLVYEYMKDYKSALEVLEPLDELQEDVILERAYLHVLEALDSPNMTKEEKVQKLLEIYKNTHRLAYLIFDYIFQVDPQLAWKNIDISKSELLTELFWRCDSKDLNLDIITDNGYLRELYTARGDVKLAYNSSIFELDVLIKLEGKSNATLSFEYVCDNCKGTYPFAFSRCSSCHAIDTARVEYSLSKDYAKEFSEENNSFQ; this comes from the coding sequence ATGAATACTTTTTTTATAGAGTTTCGAGACCCTCTTTTTTCCATTATTATTTTCTTTACCATTATATTTATAATTACTTTTTTTTCTTATTGGTGGGGGAGATATAAAAGAAAAGAGGACTCTAAACAAATAAGTAAATTTTTGGAACAGTTTCGTACCTTACCATCACATAACGAATTGAAAATTTTAATAGCTGAAGGAGGGCTGTCAGAAAAATCATGGCTGCTTCTTGCGAGTGCATACTATAAAAACGGCGATTATGAAAAAAGTATAGAGATATATAATGAAATATTAAAACTCGGAAATAAAAGAAATACGAGAGAAACAATGTTCTTACTTGGAAAAACATATTTTAAAGCAGGATTTTTAGAACGTTCCAAGCAGGTTTTTTTAGAAATTCTGAAAAAGAATCCCCGTACACCGGAAGCTTTGCATTATTTGCTTCTTGTGTATGAGTATATGAAAGATTATAAATCCGCTTTGGAAGTTTTAGAGCCGTTGGATGAACTTCAAGAAGATGTTATTCTTGAACGTGCATATCTGCATGTTTTGGAAGCTCTTGATTCGCCGAATATGACAAAAGAAGAAAAAGTCCAGAAGTTGTTGGAGATATATAAAAATACTCATCGTCTGGCTTATTTGATATTTGATTATATTTTTCAGGTAGATCCGCAACTTGCCTGGAAAAATATTGACATCTCTAAAAGCGAACTTTTGACAGAACTCTTCTGGCGATGTGATTCAAAAGATTTGAATTTGGATATAATTACAGACAATGGCTATCTGCGGGAACTTTATACTGCAAGAGGTGATGTGAAACTTGCATACAACAGCAGTATATTTGAGCTTGATGTGCTGATAAAACTTGAGGGAAAATCAAATGCAACACTCAGTTTTGAGTATGTGTGTGATAACTGTAAAGGGACATATCCTTTTGCTTTCAGCCGTTGCAGTTCATGTCATGCGATAGATACAGCAAGAGTGGAGTACAGTTTAAGTAAAGATTACGCTAAGGAATTCAGTGAAGAAAATAACTCTTTTCAGTGA
- the rnhA gene encoding ribonuclease HI translates to MKKITLFSDGSALGNPGPGGYGVILRYGKSEKELWGSELHTTNNRMELKGAIEGLRALKEPCEVDIISDSSYVVKGINEWLQNWIKRDFKKVKNPDLWKEYIEVAKPHKIHAIWVRGHDGHEENERCDVLAKEAAQKAKEALTQ, encoded by the coding sequence GTGAAGAAAATAACTCTTTTCAGTGACGGCAGTGCCTTGGGAAATCCAGGTCCTGGAGGTTATGGTGTTATTTTGCGATATGGTAAAAGTGAAAAAGAGCTTTGGGGCTCGGAACTCCATACTACAAATAACAGAATGGAACTCAAAGGTGCAATAGAAGGGCTTCGTGCTCTAAAGGAGCCTTGTGAGGTCGATATAATTTCTGACTCCTCTTATGTGGTGAAAGGAATCAATGAGTGGTTGCAAAACTGGATTAAAAGAGATTTTAAAAAAGTAAAGAACCCTGATTTATGGAAAGAATACATAGAAGTGGCAAAACCGCATAAGATTCATGCCATATGGGTACGGGGACATGACGGTCATGAAGAAAATGAGCGATGCGATGTATTGGCAAAAGAAGCGGCGCAAAAAGCCAAAGAGGCTTTAACACAATGA
- the rnc gene encoding ribonuclease III, translating into MHKNIKTLEEKLGYEFRDKKLIIEALTHKSYKQPYDNERLEFLGDAVLDLVVGEYLFKKFRTSDEGKLSKIRASLVNETGFDKLARALNLGDYILLSNAEDNNGGREKSSLLSNAFEAIMGAIYLEAGLAEVRRIAIDLIEKNHDEISLDSLFRDFKTTLQELTQARFGITPEYKVLASRGPDHQKEFEVGVFIEDKEYARAKGKSKKIAQQEAARVAVDMLNKEKK; encoded by the coding sequence ATGCATAAAAATATAAAGACATTGGAAGAAAAATTAGGATATGAGTTTCGTGACAAAAAGCTCATTATCGAAGCGCTGACACATAAAAGCTATAAGCAGCCCTACGATAATGAGCGATTGGAATTTTTGGGTGATGCCGTATTGGACCTTGTGGTCGGAGAGTATCTTTTTAAAAAGTTTCGGACATCTGATGAAGGAAAACTCTCCAAAATCCGAGCATCACTGGTCAATGAAACAGGTTTTGACAAACTGGCACGGGCTTTGAATCTGGGTGATTATATACTGCTTTCAAATGCTGAAGACAATAATGGCGGACGCGAAAAATCTTCTCTGCTTTCAAATGCTTTTGAAGCTATAATGGGTGCAATATATTTGGAAGCCGGTTTGGCAGAAGTACGAAGAATAGCCATTGATTTAATAGAAAAAAATCATGATGAGATCTCTTTGGATTCTTTGTTCCGTGATTTTAAAACAACACTTCAGGAATTGACACAGGCCCGCTTCGGGATAACGCCGGAGTATAAAGTTTTGGCATCACGTGGTCCTGATCATCAAAAAGAATTTGAAGTGGGTGTATTTATAGAAGATAAAGAGTATGCCAGAGCAAAGGGAAAGAGTAAAAAAATTGCACAACAAGAGGCAGCGAGAGTTGCTGTAGATATGTTAAATAAGGAAAAAAAGTGA
- the aroC gene encoding chorismate synthase, translating into MNSFGMKLRFSTFGESHGKALGCLLDGVPAGLNIDEEYIQSELDRRKPGKSKFETARKEADKVEILSGVFEGKSTGTPIAMVIYNTNQKSKDYTNIKDVFRPGHADFTYFHKYGIRDYRGGGRSSARETAARVAAGAIAKLMLQELGITVLSGISEVAGIQAEDFNYEGAKKSVIYALDANKEEAQKAAILKAKEEHDSVGGVSRVLIKGTPVGLGQPLYYKLDAVLADAMMGINAVKAVEIGDGVLSAKVHGSQNNDQIRANGFESNHSGGILGGISNGEDIVLNVYFKPTPSIFKEQHTVTTANEEVDFSLKGRHDPCVAIRGTIVCESMAALVIADMILLNMGSKMDGVIKYYK; encoded by the coding sequence GTGAACAGTTTTGGAATGAAATTACGATTTTCAACATTTGGAGAGTCTCACGGAAAAGCATTAGGCTGCCTTTTGGATGGTGTTCCTGCGGGCTTGAATATTGATGAAGAATATATTCAAAGTGAACTTGACAGAAGAAAACCCGGAAAGAGTAAATTTGAAACCGCCAGAAAAGAAGCAGACAAGGTTGAAATCTTAAGCGGTGTGTTTGAGGGAAAAAGTACAGGTACTCCAATTGCAATGGTTATATACAATACAAACCAAAAATCCAAAGACTATACAAATATAAAAGATGTGTTTCGTCCCGGGCATGCAGATTTTACCTATTTTCACAAATATGGTATACGAGACTACAGAGGCGGGGGGCGCAGCTCTGCGAGAGAGACTGCTGCAAGAGTAGCAGCAGGGGCTATTGCAAAACTAATGCTTCAAGAGCTTGGTATTACAGTGCTTAGCGGTATCAGTGAAGTTGCAGGCATACAGGCAGAAGATTTTAATTATGAAGGTGCGAAGAAAAGTGTAATTTATGCACTTGATGCCAATAAAGAAGAAGCACAAAAAGCAGCAATACTTAAAGCAAAAGAGGAGCATGATTCTGTCGGCGGTGTTTCGCGTGTTCTCATCAAAGGCACACCCGTAGGTTTGGGACAGCCTCTTTACTATAAACTAGACGCTGTTTTAGCGGATGCTATGATGGGTATTAATGCTGTAAAAGCTGTTGAGATTGGAGATGGTGTATTGAGTGCCAAGGTACACGGTTCCCAAAACAATGATCAGATACGTGCAAACGGATTTGAATCCAATCATTCGGGTGGAATACTCGGTGGTATCAGTAACGGGGAAGATATAGTGCTTAATGTCTATTTTAAACCAACGCCATCTATTTTCAAAGAGCAGCATACTGTTACAACAGCAAATGAAGAAGTTGATTTTTCACTCAAAGGCAGGCATGATCCTTGTGTTGCTATTCGCGGTACTATTGTATGTGAATCAATGGCTGCTTTGGTTATAGCTGATATGATACTGCTCAATATGGGTTCAAAAATGGATGGTGTCATTAAATATTATAAATAA